atgttgccttatgaatgatgattttcatttaaaaaaaagcaaagtgcggcagactgggttcgaaccatggacgtcagggtcgggaggccggcatgtagaccacacgcccatcgacgcttgaatactcgggaaggtaactgcgtataagaagcactgttggtggaataatcagttgaagattcataaggcaccagttatgaatttcgatagtccagttcgctgagtgttcAGAATCGTGCGTCCTTTCTTTTAATATTGTAAAAGGTTTGCGTGCTCGATTTAATAAACTATTATCaactaaatcatttttttacaatttaaaaaaaataactttcctGAAGGCAACAGAATGTTTTTAGAAACATGaagctttttgtttttttttttgttacaaaaCCTTTCGACAAAAGTCAATTGAGAAAAAACGGAAAAGTTTCCGATTTATGGCTGTGTTAACATGTGTTAACAATATTGTAAACTGTGTTAACAATATTGTTTACTCactaaaataaagataaaaatcgCAAACGCTTATACATTTATTTACATACGCCACGGATATTTCCCCATAGATATATAGTTTATATGAGGAGATTCACTGGGATTTAGGCATACCCCATAGGAAAAAAAACTATAGGTACTTGCTAAAATTGGCAAACTTTTTCCCGGTAGACGGGTAGATTACTGCGGATGCACCCTATAGGGTATATATACAAGATATGCAATAATAGCATACACCCTAGACACGAACCATATAGTGTTACTTCCGTTACCTCTCTTACATTTTTTACGCTTCTTCTTATCAACCTAAAATAACTGTGTTAATTTTGGCAGTACTTTATTTATTTACCCCTCAGTTTTATTTACTATCCCGGTGCGGTCGTGTGGTGCGTGAGATCACTGGCGGTTTTGAATGATTTCGAGTCGAACGGATACAACTTTTTTTCCTTGAAACATTAAAGtaatatcgcaaaaatgacCCTTGTGAAAGAGAAATCGGACAGTGATTATTTGGAGTGGTCTGCAGAAGATGAAATCCAGCTGTTTTTCGCAATGGATGGACTTCGTCCGGTCGGCATCAACAAGCACTTCGTCATTGCGTGCATCACCGAGAGGCTATCGAAGGCTCTGAACCGGGAAGTGAGCAGCGAAATGATTTGGTCGCACCTGAAAACCATGTACAACCTGAAGGCATTAGATGAGCAGGATGAACTTTTGCTTCCTACTGAGGAGACAGATTTCAGTTTGCCGGAGGCTGAATATTCTTCCGTTATGAAACGGAAGTCGGTAGAAGAGCCTGCAAGCGCTGAAGAAACTAAGAAAATTGATGCAAAGCCGGAACCCATCGTAAAACCTGGTATGATTTTTACGTTTCCTCAAATTTGAACTATATTCATAGCATTATTTTTTCCAGCCAAAGAGAAGGAAATTCCCGAAAAGGAAAAGCCCGTGGAAAAGGAAACCAAATCTAGCAAGGCGAAAAATGAAAACTCGGAAAGTACGCCTAAGCGACCGCAGAAACGTACACGAGGATCGATGTCGCTCGAACCGAATGCCAGCAGCCCCGCTAGTACACCACCAAATATACATAGCAGCAAGAGGCGAAGAATTTAGAAATGGTAGAGCTACCTAATTTAGAAGTTACTTTATTCCCCTAGAATAGTATACCTATAACATTGAATAATACTAATACATTTAAACCTTTCAAATAAgataatatttgtatttttaattAGCTTTTCCATGATATTTTTTGAGACACTTCAGGCTCAAATTACGCAAGACCAAGCTTGCTTGCAATTTCCATTGATGCATGATAAATTGTGCAATGCAGCTCTTCAAGTAGGTAGCAGATTCATCTGCCAATGCATTCGAAGAGTTGATGAGCTTTCcaacttgataaaaaaaatcaccctaATAAGGCATTTAAAAAATGCAGTGGAAAGAACTTCTTATCCGTCAACTTGCGGGAGTAATATGTCCATGAATCTTAAGGAAATGCTTTAATATTATGTTCGCACTACGACctaaataacatgttattcaaattatcgttaaaagaaagctcatcaagatagccgaataacatgtcataaggccctagtgcgaacatagtataatACTTCATACATGTTaagggccgtacacttattaggTAGAGGCAAtgaatatgagccaccctcaatttgagcttattga
The nucleotide sequence above comes from Armigeres subalbatus isolate Guangzhou_Male chromosome 3, GZ_Asu_2, whole genome shotgun sequence. Encoded proteins:
- the LOC134220738 gene encoding MRG/MORF4L-binding protein, which translates into the protein MTLVKEKSDSDYLEWSAEDEIQLFFAMDGLRPVGINKHFVIACITERLSKALNREVSSEMIWSHLKTMYNLKALDEQDELLLPTEETDFSLPEAEYSSVMKRKSVEEPASAEETKKIDAKPEPIVKPAKEKEIPEKEKPVEKETKSSKAKNENSESTPKRPQKRTRGSMSLEPNASSPASTPPNIHSSKRRRI